The Zobellia alginiliquefaciens genome contains a region encoding:
- a CDS encoding ArsR/SmtB family transcription factor: MKLRRDVFQAIADPTRRAIITLVATSAMTPSAIADNFNYSRQTISKHIQILTECELLQQEQKGREIYYELNPNGMKQIADFIEPFRKMWDARFNTLEAVMKNHQSNTK; this comes from the coding sequence ATGAAATTAAGAAGAGATGTATTTCAGGCCATAGCTGACCCAACAAGAAGAGCTATTATCACATTGGTTGCTACGAGTGCAATGACACCAAGTGCAATTGCCGATAATTTTAACTATTCCAGACAAACCATTTCTAAGCATATACAAATTCTCACGGAATGTGAGTTGTTACAACAGGAACAAAAAGGAAGAGAAATATACTATGAGCTTAACCCTAACGGTATGAAACAAATAGCTGATTTTATTGAGCCTTTCAGAAAAATGTGGGACGCTCGATTTAATACCTTGGAGGCTGTTATGAAGAATCATCAATCAAATACAAAATAA
- a CDS encoding SRPBCC domain-containing protein, producing the protein MEEKTKINASEGKQELTITREFDLPVELVYKAYTEGEFVSQWMGTKVLKLENKNHGSYAFETSHGGNIMFKANGTIHKVVPNQEIVRTFEMENMSIGVQLEFLNFEKLTADKSRLTIQIIYKSEKHRAEQLKLPFAYGLNMAHNKLEEILTNLK; encoded by the coding sequence ATGGAAGAAAAAACTAAAATCAATGCCTCAGAAGGAAAACAAGAATTAACCATAACAAGGGAATTTGACCTTCCAGTAGAACTAGTGTACAAAGCATATACCGAAGGTGAGTTTGTCTCACAGTGGATGGGTACGAAGGTACTAAAACTAGAAAACAAAAATCACGGAAGTTATGCGTTTGAAACCTCACACGGGGGAAATATAATGTTTAAGGCCAACGGAACCATTCATAAAGTGGTACCCAATCAAGAAATCGTTAGAACTTTTGAAATGGAAAATATGTCCATAGGGGTGCAATTGGAGTTCTTAAATTTTGAAAAACTTACAGCAGACAAAAGCAGGTTAACCATTCAGATTATATACAAATCAGAAAAACACCGAGCTGAGCAGCTAAAGTTACCATTTGCTTATGGCTTAAATATGGCCCATAATAAACTAGAAGAAA
- a CDS encoding methyltransferase type 11, translating to MSIKIEGQSTVEIFKTNVSNQRLAKQIVYDLNQIYPDYLINFDLEDCDNVLRIEGNISIDIRGVLNYGKSNNIQIELINY from the coding sequence ATGAGTATAAAAATAGAAGGCCAGAGTACCGTTGAAATATTCAAAACTAATGTAAGCAATCAACGATTAGCTAAGCAAATAGTTTATGACCTCAATCAAATATACCCGGATTACCTTATTAATTTCGATTTAGAGGATTGCGATAATGTATTAAGGATTGAAGGTAATATTTCCATAGATATCCGAGGCGTCCTGAATTATGGTAAAAGCAACAATATTCAAATAGAACTTATTAATTACTGA